One window from the genome of Thermaerobacter marianensis DSM 12885 encodes:
- a CDS encoding TQO small subunit DoxD translates to MARDVFPEIHEPAPIRWLLAHPRAGWVWLLPRLWLGWQWLQAALGKLGDPAWTGPQAGAALQGFIQGALQRAEGPHPEVTGWYARFLRDVVLPSAASWAKLVAYGELLVGIALLVGMLTGIAAFFGSFMNFSFMLAGTSSSNPVMFAVATALVLAWRVAGWIGLDRWLLPLLGTPWEPGRAFRR, encoded by the coding sequence ATGGCACGCGACGTTTTCCCCGAAATTCACGAGCCTGCGCCCATACGCTGGCTCCTGGCCCATCCCCGCGCGGGCTGGGTGTGGCTACTGCCCCGGCTCTGGCTGGGATGGCAGTGGTTGCAGGCCGCCCTTGGCAAGCTGGGTGATCCGGCCTGGACAGGTCCCCAGGCCGGCGCGGCCCTCCAGGGTTTCATCCAGGGTGCCCTTCAGCGCGCTGAGGGCCCCCATCCCGAGGTGACGGGCTGGTACGCCCGCTTTCTCCGCGACGTGGTCTTGCCCAGCGCCGCCTCGTGGGCCAAGCTGGTCGCCTACGGGGAGCTACTGGTGGGCATCGCCCTGCTCGTCGGCATGCTCACCGGGATTGCGGCCTTTTTTGGGAGCTTCATGAACTTCAGCTTCATGCTGGCCGGAACGTCCAGCAGCAACCCGGTGATGTTCGCCGTCGCCACCGCCCTGGTGCTGGCCTGGCGGGTGGCGGGATGGATCGGCCTGGATCGCTGGCTGCTCCCCCTGCTCGGCACGCCGTGGGAGCCGGGGCGCGCCTTCCGGCGGTAG
- a CDS encoding glycosyltransferase has product MSIVVPAHNEEASLEPAVRSLMAQDYPDLEIVLVDDRSEDRTGAIMDRLARRDPRLRVIHVRDLPPGWMGKNHAMWVGAQAATGEWFLFTDADVHMHPDTVRRAVEYALRHGLDHLTVAPLLTVRGLVLSAWVGLFTLLFIASERPHRVRDPRSRHGVGIGAFNLIRREVYDAIGTHRAIALRPDDDRQLGRRVKRHGYAQEMLVGGELIRVAWYRTVGEALRGMEKHALAGMDYRWTKAVAGVALVALATLFPWAALFLGDAWIACSSAGAIVAIAAGYLLSNPPHLWRGLLVLPVGAAMLVYGLARALLLTAIRGGVHWGSRFFSLDQLKQNRSM; this is encoded by the coding sequence GTGTCCATCGTCGTGCCGGCCCACAACGAAGAAGCATCTCTGGAACCGGCCGTTCGCTCCCTCATGGCGCAGGACTACCCCGACCTCGAGATCGTGCTCGTGGACGACCGGTCCGAGGACCGCACGGGGGCGATCATGGACCGACTCGCCCGGCGGGATCCTCGGCTCCGGGTGATCCACGTCCGGGACCTCCCGCCTGGGTGGATGGGGAAGAACCACGCCATGTGGGTTGGTGCCCAAGCGGCCACGGGCGAGTGGTTCCTCTTCACCGACGCCGACGTCCACATGCACCCCGACACGGTCCGCCGCGCCGTGGAGTACGCCCTTCGCCACGGACTCGACCACCTCACCGTGGCGCCGCTTCTCACGGTCCGAGGTCTGGTCCTCTCGGCCTGGGTCGGTCTCTTCACCCTGCTGTTCATCGCGTCGGAACGACCCCATCGCGTCCGGGACCCAAGATCCCGACACGGGGTCGGCATCGGTGCGTTCAACCTCATCCGACGGGAGGTGTACGACGCCATCGGCACCCATCGTGCCATCGCACTTCGTCCTGACGACGATCGGCAGCTGGGCCGGCGAGTGAAACGCCACGGTTACGCGCAGGAAATGCTGGTCGGCGGGGAATTGATTCGGGTCGCCTGGTACCGAACGGTGGGAGAGGCGCTCCGGGGCATGGAGAAACATGCGCTCGCAGGCATGGACTATCGGTGGACCAAGGCCGTCGCCGGGGTGGCTCTCGTAGCGCTGGCGACCTTGTTCCCCTGGGCGGCACTGTTCCTGGGCGACGCATGGATCGCGTGCTCTTCGGCCGGGGCGATCGTCGCCATCGCCGCGGGATACCTTCTCTCGAACCCCCCGCACTTGTGGCGTGGTCTCCTCGTCCTCCCCGTGGGGGCAGCGATGCTGGTCTACGGTCTGGCCCGCGCCCTCTTGCTGACGGCCATCCGGGGCGGCGTGCATTGGGGTAGCCGGTTCTTCTCCCTCGACCAATTGAAGCAGAACCGGTCCATGTGA
- a CDS encoding M23 family metallopeptidase: MATRRRRARSRLTGLGWLGLLSLLDHWIPAFRWFALFYFAFLIKAVELGMQVVTGIVRLLRWNRDRPRTLPRITLRRVLTYYASSLLVLLNPWILVQALLMTAGQVLAGSRMARWAASPERSAVAGYTPPFTGTWTVARGGLTPETSHSWDVPNQRYAYDFIITDDRGRSCRGDGKRLEDYYCFGREVLAPKDGEVVSIRDGERDFPHPGTGMLDPLARDARGNYVLIRHGPREYSLLAHLQRGSLRVRAGDLVRRGQVIGRCGNSGHSTEPHLHFHVQDHESFFLGAGLPVMFADGRFFNTGDRVCGPSPQT, from the coding sequence TTGGCCACGCGTCGCCGTCGCGCACGATCGCGGCTCACCGGACTGGGCTGGCTGGGCCTGCTGTCCCTGTTGGACCACTGGATCCCAGCCTTCCGATGGTTTGCCCTCTTCTACTTCGCGTTTCTCATCAAAGCCGTGGAGCTCGGCATGCAGGTCGTGACGGGCATCGTCCGGTTGCTCCGATGGAACCGCGATCGACCGCGGACCTTGCCTCGGATCACCCTGCGCCGTGTGCTGACCTACTACGCGTCAAGCCTGTTGGTACTCCTCAATCCCTGGATCCTCGTCCAGGCGCTGCTCATGACGGCGGGGCAGGTGCTGGCTGGATCGCGCATGGCCCGGTGGGCCGCTTCGCCCGAGCGATCCGCCGTGGCGGGCTACACGCCACCCTTCACCGGCACATGGACGGTTGCCCGCGGCGGTCTCACCCCGGAGACGTCCCACTCCTGGGATGTGCCGAACCAGCGGTACGCGTACGATTTCATCATCACGGACGACCGGGGTCGAAGTTGTCGTGGTGACGGCAAGCGTCTCGAAGACTATTACTGTTTCGGGCGCGAGGTCCTGGCACCGAAAGACGGGGAGGTGGTGAGCATACGCGACGGTGAACGGGACTTCCCCCATCCCGGCACGGGCATGCTGGACCCCCTGGCGCGCGACGCCCGGGGCAACTACGTGCTCATCCGCCACGGGCCACGGGAGTACAGCTTGCTGGCGCACCTGCAGCGCGGCAGCCTTCGTGTGCGAGCAGGCGATCTCGTGCGCCGGGGGCAGGTTATTGGCCGCTGCGGCAACTCGGGCCACTCGACCGAACCCCATCTTCACTTTCACGTCCAGGACCATGAGAGCTTCTTCTTGGGGGCGGGCCTGCCGGTGATGTTTGCCGATGGCCGTTTCTTCAACACGGGGGATCGCGTCTGCGGCCCCTCCCCACAGACCTGA
- a CDS encoding Mrp/NBP35 family ATP-binding protein, whose translation MNKRDVLQQVARVRLDDGSHPLADGRVQDVLVEMHGNRAHVAILVDETWDGGSPPPEVQDRLREAVLAMPGVASVRVVPRPRPKGRGVTVPGAAPPGPAAGARGGPAARLPEGLEGARFVAVASGKGGVGKSSVSVNLAVALARRGLRVAILDCDIYGFSVPALIGLERPPALDADGKVIPGHGHGVDVMSMDFFVQNNSPVAWRGPMLGKALRQFLYDTAWNHPDVVVLDLPPGTGDVALDVQQQFPPMDVLIVTTPDPFAARVAERAGSMAKKMGHRVMGVVENMAYRECSGCGRQEYLLGRGGGDAVAAALGTQVLARIPMEPPPPGLRTDGLFPPASGAGRAYEELADAVTTRMGLNRPAAAHPAGRPR comes from the coding sequence ATGAACAAGCGCGACGTGCTGCAGCAAGTGGCCCGGGTGCGCCTGGACGACGGCAGCCACCCCCTGGCGGACGGCCGCGTCCAGGACGTGCTGGTGGAGATGCACGGCAACCGCGCCCACGTGGCCATCCTGGTCGACGAGACGTGGGACGGTGGCTCGCCGCCGCCGGAGGTCCAGGATCGTCTCCGCGAGGCCGTCCTGGCCATGCCAGGCGTGGCCTCCGTGCGCGTCGTGCCCCGGCCGCGGCCCAAGGGCCGGGGCGTCACGGTCCCCGGGGCCGCGCCGCCGGGGCCCGCCGCGGGCGCGCGGGGCGGGCCGGCGGCCCGGTTGCCGGAAGGTCTCGAGGGAGCCCGCTTCGTCGCCGTGGCCAGCGGCAAAGGCGGCGTCGGCAAGTCCAGCGTCAGCGTCAACCTGGCCGTCGCGCTGGCACGGCGCGGGCTCCGGGTGGCAATCCTGGACTGCGACATCTACGGCTTCAGCGTGCCGGCGCTGATCGGCCTCGAGCGGCCACCGGCCCTGGACGCCGACGGCAAGGTCATCCCCGGCCACGGCCACGGCGTCGACGTGATGTCCATGGACTTCTTCGTCCAGAACAACAGCCCCGTGGCGTGGCGCGGCCCCATGCTGGGCAAGGCCCTGCGCCAGTTTCTCTACGACACCGCCTGGAACCATCCGGACGTGGTGGTGCTGGACCTGCCGCCGGGGACGGGCGACGTGGCCCTGGACGTCCAGCAGCAGTTCCCGCCTATGGACGTGCTGATCGTGACCACGCCCGATCCCTTCGCCGCCCGGGTGGCGGAGCGGGCCGGCTCCATGGCCAAGAAGATGGGGCACCGGGTGATGGGCGTGGTGGAGAACATGGCGTACCGCGAGTGCAGCGGGTGCGGCCGGCAGGAGTACCTGCTGGGGCGGGGCGGCGGCGACGCCGTGGCGGCGGCCCTGGGCACGCAGGTCCTGGCGCGCATCCCCATGGAACCCCCGCCGCCGGGCCTGCGCACCGACGGGCTGTTCCCGCCTGCGTCGGGCGCCGGCCGCGCCTACGAGGAACTGGCCGACGCGGTAACGACCCGGATGGGGTTGAACCGGCCAGCCGCGGCGCATCCCGCCGGGCGTCCCCGTTGA
- a CDS encoding multicopper oxidase family protein: protein MTVGNTEAKRRGKGWWVLAGAVALGLLLWAFYPMAGASGSGGTDAAPAAGAGSSDAGSAGGRSGTEAAAEYTIYPAGTGAEGQQTLPEGQQLAEYRVEDGVKVFELTALPVKWSVGEKEYEAWTFNGTVPGPQIRVKEGDRVRIIVKNRLPEPTAVHWHGLAVPNKMDGVPMVTQDPIPPGGEFVYEFVAEPAGTHMYHTHFNTMKQKGLGLYGTFIVEPKDPEPWKYDKDYSLMIADGRLGFVINGKSFPHTVPIKLKAGETARFRLMNVGDQVHPMHLHGAEFTIIAKDGQPLPRPMKANTLDLMPGDTYDVLVSFDRPGTWVWHCHVISHVEDAQGNMMGLIQVLQVEP, encoded by the coding sequence ATGACGGTGGGCAACACGGAAGCCAAGCGCAGGGGCAAGGGCTGGTGGGTGCTGGCCGGCGCGGTGGCCTTGGGACTCCTGCTGTGGGCATTCTATCCGATGGCTGGCGCATCAGGGTCGGGCGGTACGGACGCGGCGCCCGCCGCGGGGGCCGGTTCGTCCGACGCGGGAAGCGCCGGCGGTCGCAGCGGAACGGAGGCGGCCGCGGAGTACACGATCTACCCGGCGGGGACGGGCGCGGAGGGGCAGCAGACCCTCCCCGAAGGCCAGCAGCTGGCCGAATACCGGGTGGAGGACGGCGTGAAGGTCTTCGAGCTGACGGCCCTTCCCGTCAAGTGGTCGGTGGGGGAAAAGGAGTACGAAGCCTGGACCTTCAACGGGACCGTGCCCGGGCCGCAGATCCGGGTGAAGGAAGGCGACCGGGTGCGGATCATCGTGAAGAACCGGCTCCCCGAACCCACGGCGGTCCACTGGCACGGCCTCGCCGTCCCCAACAAGATGGACGGCGTGCCCATGGTGACCCAGGACCCCATCCCGCCCGGTGGTGAGTTCGTCTACGAGTTTGTGGCCGAACCGGCGGGGACGCACATGTACCACACCCACTTCAACACGATGAAGCAGAAGGGGCTCGGCCTCTACGGCACGTTCATCGTGGAGCCCAAGGACCCCGAGCCCTGGAAGTACGACAAAGACTACAGCCTGATGATCGCCGACGGCCGGTTGGGCTTCGTCATCAACGGCAAGTCGTTCCCGCATACGGTGCCCATCAAGCTCAAGGCCGGCGAGACGGCGCGCTTCCGCCTGATGAACGTCGGCGACCAGGTGCACCCGATGCACCTGCACGGGGCAGAATTCACCATCATCGCCAAGGACGGGCAGCCACTGCCCCGGCCCATGAAGGCCAACACGCTGGATCTGATGCCGGGTGACACCTACGACGTGCTGGTGAGCTTCGACCGTCCGGGCACGTGGGTATGGCACTGCCACGTGATCTCCCACGTGGAGGACGCCCAGGGCAACATGATGGGCCTGATCCAGGTGCTGCAGGTGGAGCCGTAG
- a CDS encoding radical SAM protein, which yields MTDGAVSAPAPAPAHDPGPAHDDSSPRSAPRHRPLSDFDRAPVILIWETTRACDLVCAHCRASAQPDRHPLELRTEEAHRLIDEAADMGTRLFVFTGGDPLKRPDLMDLIRHAADRGLHPSVTPSATPLLTADRIRAMAAAGAEAVALSLDGDEPALHDAFRGWTGSFARTLAAARAVRQAGLRLQINTTVTRLNWRRLDRIARLVADLGAGRWSVFFLVPTGRGAALKPLTAAEHEAVYHWLADLEGRVPFAIKTTEAPAYRRVLVQHGRPLRPAIGDGKSFCFVSHTGAVYPSGFLPLAAGNVRMAPLARTYRESPLFRALRDPAQLKGKCGRCPFKALCGGSRARAYAMTGDPLAEEPTCAYEPDGSGRAARSARWGDAGPGVAT from the coding sequence ATGACGGACGGAGCCGTATCGGCCCCCGCGCCGGCACCGGCCCATGACCCGGGACCGGCCCATGACGATTCCTCGCCCCGCTCCGCACCGCGCCACCGGCCCTTGAGCGACTTCGACCGCGCGCCGGTCATCCTGATCTGGGAGACGACCCGCGCCTGCGACCTGGTGTGTGCCCACTGCCGGGCCTCGGCCCAGCCGGACCGCCACCCCCTGGAACTGCGCACTGAGGAAGCGCACCGGCTGATCGACGAGGCGGCGGACATGGGCACGCGCCTGTTCGTCTTCACCGGCGGCGATCCGCTGAAACGCCCCGACCTGATGGACCTGATCCGGCACGCAGCGGACCGGGGCCTGCACCCCTCGGTGACCCCCAGTGCCACGCCGCTGCTGACGGCCGACCGCATCCGCGCCATGGCGGCCGCCGGCGCCGAGGCGGTGGCCCTGAGTCTCGACGGGGACGAACCCGCCCTCCACGACGCCTTCCGCGGCTGGACCGGCTCCTTCGCGCGCACCCTGGCCGCGGCCCGCGCGGTGCGGCAAGCCGGCCTGCGGCTGCAGATCAACACTACGGTGACGCGGCTCAACTGGCGTCGTCTCGATCGCATCGCGCGCCTGGTGGCGGATCTGGGCGCGGGGAGGTGGAGCGTGTTCTTCCTGGTTCCCACGGGCCGGGGGGCGGCCCTGAAGCCCCTTACCGCCGCCGAGCACGAGGCGGTCTACCACTGGCTGGCGGACTTGGAGGGCCGGGTCCCCTTCGCCATCAAGACCACGGAAGCACCGGCCTACCGGCGGGTGCTGGTCCAGCACGGCCGGCCGCTGCGGCCCGCCATCGGCGACGGCAAGAGCTTCTGTTTTGTCTCTCACACCGGGGCCGTATACCCCAGCGGGTTCCTGCCCCTGGCGGCGGGCAACGTCCGGATGGCGCCGCTGGCCCGGACCTACCGGGAGAGCCCGCTCTTCCGTGCACTGCGCGACCCGGCCCAGCTCAAGGGGAAGTGTGGCCGCTGCCCGTTCAAAGCACTGTGTGGCGGATCACGGGCCCGGGCCTACGCCATGACCGGAGACCCCCTGGCCGAAGAGCCGACTTGCGCCTACGAACCTGACGGGTCGGGGCGCGCAGCCCGTTCCGCCCGGTGGGGGGATGCCGGCCCGGGAGTGGCCACGTAG
- the nirK gene encoding copper-containing nitrite reductase gives MSRGRRTRGRVALLLGLSMVAVTACGSTAAGQGDAAQPGSSGSGTEQAQQVEPARAGAKVVAADPTAVPEPVGQRPPQTVRIDLETVELDGKLDDGTTYTYWTFNGQVPGPMLRVRVGDTVELHLKNSPKSGQIHSIDLHAVNGPGGGAVATQVKPGEEKVFTWKALNPGLYIYHCASPHIPSHIANGMYGLILVEPEGGLPPVDKEFYIVQGEFYTNLKRGEKGHAGYDYDALLDERPNFVVFNGAAAYWTGERAMKAKVGDRIRIFVGNGGPNLVSSFHVIGEVFDAVHDQGATEAVHNVQTALIPAGGAAWVEFTVDVPGTYTLVDHSISRSIDKGAIAQIVVEGEPNPEVFDAPQVDAGAH, from the coding sequence ATGAGCCGAGGGCGGCGCACCCGCGGACGGGTGGCGCTGCTGCTGGGGCTGAGCATGGTGGCGGTGACCGCCTGCGGCAGCACCGCCGCGGGCCAGGGCGACGCTGCCCAGCCGGGTTCGTCCGGATCGGGCACGGAGCAGGCCCAGCAGGTCGAACCGGCCCGGGCCGGCGCCAAGGTGGTGGCGGCCGACCCGACGGCGGTGCCGGAGCCGGTGGGCCAGCGGCCGCCCCAGACGGTCCGCATCGACCTGGAGACCGTGGAGCTGGACGGCAAGCTGGACGACGGCACCACCTACACCTACTGGACCTTCAACGGCCAGGTGCCGGGGCCCATGCTCCGGGTGCGCGTCGGCGACACGGTGGAACTCCACCTGAAGAACTCGCCCAAGAGCGGCCAGATCCACTCCATCGACCTGCACGCGGTCAACGGCCCCGGTGGCGGCGCCGTGGCGACCCAGGTCAAGCCGGGCGAGGAGAAGGTCTTCACCTGGAAGGCGTTGAACCCCGGCCTGTACATCTACCACTGCGCGTCGCCCCACATCCCGAGCCACATCGCCAACGGGATGTACGGCCTGATCTTGGTGGAGCCTGAAGGCGGCTTGCCGCCGGTGGACAAGGAGTTCTACATCGTCCAGGGCGAGTTCTACACGAACCTGAAGAGGGGCGAGAAGGGGCACGCGGGTTACGACTATGACGCCCTGCTGGATGAGCGGCCCAACTTCGTGGTCTTCAACGGCGCCGCCGCCTACTGGACCGGCGAGCGGGCGATGAAGGCCAAGGTCGGCGACCGGATCCGGATCTTCGTCGGCAACGGCGGCCCCAACCTGGTCTCCAGCTTCCACGTGATCGGCGAGGTGTTCGACGCGGTCCACGACCAGGGCGCCACGGAAGCGGTCCACAACGTGCAGACCGCGCTGATCCCCGCGGGCGGGGCGGCGTGGGTGGAGTTCACGGTGGACGTGCCGGGCACCTACACCCTGGTGGACCACTCCATCAGCCGGTCCATCGACAAGGGGGCCATCGCCCAGATCGTGGTCGAGGGCGAGCCGAACCCGGAAGTCTTCGACGCTCCGCAGGTGGACGCTGGCGCACACTGA
- a CDS encoding DUF4149 domain-containing protein translates to MTGYEIVVFVHIVAAMLWVGGILFLSLVLVPASRRYPRDLRARLFTDVGRQFRVVGWTALAVLVVTGAVQMAARGATLGNVLDGSFFQTPWGRVMGAKLLAVFVMMLLTLIHDFIAGPGADRAARAGGDAERMRRSAGRLARVTALLALIVVFLAVQLVR, encoded by the coding sequence ATGACCGGGTACGAGATCGTGGTCTTCGTCCACATCGTCGCCGCCATGCTGTGGGTCGGCGGCATCCTGTTTCTCAGCCTGGTGCTGGTGCCGGCGTCGCGGCGGTATCCGCGGGACTTGCGGGCCCGGCTCTTCACCGACGTGGGGCGCCAGTTCCGCGTCGTGGGGTGGACGGCCCTGGCCGTCCTGGTCGTCACCGGCGCCGTGCAAATGGCGGCCCGCGGGGCCACCCTGGGCAACGTGCTGGACGGCAGCTTCTTTCAGACGCCGTGGGGTCGCGTCATGGGCGCCAAGCTCCTCGCCGTGTTCGTCATGATGCTGCTCACCCTGATCCACGACTTCATAGCCGGACCGGGGGCGGATCGAGCGGCGCGCGCCGGCGGCGATGCGGAGCGGATGCGGCGCAGCGCGGGCCGCCTGGCCCGGGTGACGGCCCTTCTCGCCCTGATCGTGGTGTTCTTGGCGGTGCAGCTCGTTCGGTAG
- a CDS encoding DUF2249 domain-containing protein, whose translation MTARNREVATRIRAHHEVMAQEMDRRLDALVAAVRRGHPFRPALEDLARYARDEILPHAAAEEETLYAAAAQRPAGRALVDALTAEHGTIRSALERLGQAGDAPEAVAAGAALTALFKSHAAQENDALLPVLLEEPAADLAALLEGIHEHLMGAPGETHGTAANGAGAEGAGTAQGQGTAEQAPELDVRTVPPFQRHQLIFATFHALEPGQAFILVNDHDPKPLYYQFAAEHPGQFEWEYLEQGPVAWRVRIGKV comes from the coding sequence GTGACCGCACGGAACCGGGAGGTGGCCACGCGCATCCGTGCCCACCACGAAGTCATGGCCCAGGAGATGGACCGTCGCCTCGACGCGCTGGTGGCGGCCGTGCGCCGGGGCCATCCTTTCCGCCCGGCACTGGAGGACCTGGCCCGCTACGCCCGCGACGAGATCCTGCCCCACGCCGCCGCCGAGGAGGAGACCCTGTACGCCGCCGCAGCCCAGCGGCCGGCGGGCCGCGCCCTGGTGGACGCCCTGACCGCCGAGCACGGCACGATCCGTAGCGCCCTCGAACGGCTCGGGCAGGCGGGCGACGCCCCGGAGGCCGTGGCCGCCGGCGCCGCGCTGACCGCTCTGTTCAAGAGCCACGCCGCCCAGGAGAACGACGCGCTCCTGCCCGTTCTTCTGGAGGAACCGGCTGCCGACCTGGCCGCGCTCCTGGAAGGCATCCACGAGCACCTCATGGGCGCCCCAGGGGAGACCCATGGCACGGCCGCGAACGGCGCCGGCGCGGAGGGCGCCGGGACTGCGCAGGGCCAGGGCACAGCGGAGCAAGCCCCGGAGCTGGACGTCCGCACCGTGCCGCCCTTCCAGCGCCACCAGCTGATCTTCGCCACCTTCCACGCCTTGGAGCCCGGCCAGGCCTTCATCCTGGTCAACGATCACGATCCCAAGCCGCTGTACTACCAGTTCGCCGCCGAGCACCCCGGTCAGTTCGAATGGGAATATCTCGAACAAGGTCCGGTGGCCTGGCGGGTGCGCATCGGCAAGGTTTGA
- a CDS encoding Crp/Fnr family transcriptional regulator, with translation MDRADTPAGSGAFPTRDAVVVALRRIHPFDQVPPGLVAKVATQVHWRPCRAGDVLFREGEPVRAVFLLRAGRVKIVTVDDEGREYIMHLLGPGDLFPAVGLFTGGGYPATAEVIQDGAVGVVTREVILNLVREHGDLAMALLMAQEERIRYLQERIRSLVWRDLRTRVLEVLVKHMGDQLTHQEIAALVGAARESVSRVISEFKRQGLVTRDPSGRWRVRTPDGLGGAGAHDGR, from the coding sequence ATGGACCGTGCCGACACGCCAGCAGGCAGCGGCGCCTTCCCCACCCGCGACGCCGTTGTCGTCGCGTTGCGCCGCATCCACCCCTTCGATCAGGTTCCGCCCGGCCTGGTCGCCAAGGTGGCGACCCAGGTGCACTGGCGACCGTGCCGGGCGGGCGACGTGCTCTTCCGCGAGGGCGAGCCGGTGCGGGCCGTGTTCCTCCTGCGGGCCGGCCGCGTCAAGATCGTCACCGTGGACGACGAGGGTCGCGAGTACATCATGCACCTGCTCGGCCCCGGCGATCTCTTCCCGGCCGTGGGCCTGTTCACCGGCGGGGGGTATCCCGCCACGGCCGAGGTCATCCAGGACGGCGCGGTCGGCGTGGTGACGCGGGAGGTCATCCTGAACCTGGTGCGCGAGCACGGCGACCTGGCCATGGCCCTGCTGATGGCCCAGGAGGAGCGCATCCGCTACCTGCAAGAGCGTATCCGGAGCCTCGTCTGGCGCGACCTGCGCACCCGCGTGCTGGAGGTGCTGGTCAAGCACATGGGCGACCAGCTCACCCACCAGGAGATCGCCGCCCTCGTCGGGGCGGCCCGGGAGAGCGTGAGCCGGGTAATCAGCGAGTTCAAGCGCCAGGGGCTGGTCACCAGGGACCCGTCGGGGCGCTGGCGCGTGCGGACCCCCGACGGCCTCGGGGGAGCCGGGGCCCACGACGGGCGGTGA
- a CDS encoding YhfC family intramembrane metalloprotease, producing the protein MEENLRSIAMAYLAAGVGAILLPVAVFLFGYRRWGWRGRVALTGATTFLVFQGILRLPWLPAFNAWATARWGVAAAALLASLTAALWEETGRYVTYRVAVRRPRAADAVALGIGHGGFESAALVGLSLVATAVALLVLPLVEGTGSPSAEGARAASLILPPEAAAGLRQAREAVLAGGLAAPALAFLERVAALSLHVGLSVLVAVAWVRRRSVLWLAAVGVHFAVNAVAVTLAQAGHAVLAEAVVLVLSAAFLWRALRWGPVLDAAVEVPGPHGPAGDGGGL; encoded by the coding sequence GTGGAAGAGAACCTGCGGTCCATCGCCATGGCCTACCTGGCGGCAGGGGTGGGAGCCATCCTGCTTCCCGTCGCCGTCTTTCTCTTCGGCTACCGGCGCTGGGGCTGGCGGGGCCGGGTGGCCCTGACGGGAGCGACCACCTTCCTGGTCTTTCAAGGCATCCTGCGGTTGCCCTGGCTGCCCGCTTTCAACGCCTGGGCCACGGCGCGATGGGGCGTGGCGGCGGCGGCACTGCTCGCTTCGCTGACGGCCGCCCTGTGGGAGGAGACGGGACGGTACGTGACCTACAGGGTGGCGGTTCGGCGGCCCCGGGCCGCCGACGCCGTGGCCCTGGGGATCGGCCACGGCGGGTTCGAGTCCGCGGCCCTGGTGGGCCTGAGCCTGGTGGCGACGGCCGTCGCCCTGCTGGTCTTGCCGCTGGTCGAGGGCACCGGTAGCCCAAGCGCCGAAGGTGCACGGGCCGCCAGCCTCATCCTGCCCCCGGAGGCCGCCGCCGGCCTCCGCCAGGCCCGGGAGGCCGTCCTGGCCGGTGGGCTCGCAGCCCCCGCCCTGGCCTTTCTGGAACGGGTGGCGGCCCTGAGCCTGCACGTGGGCCTCAGCGTGCTGGTGGCCGTGGCGTGGGTGCGGCGCCGGTCGGTCCTGTGGCTGGCGGCGGTGGGCGTCCACTTCGCCGTCAATGCGGTGGCCGTGACCCTGGCCCAGGCAGGTCACGCCGTGCTGGCCGAGGCCGTGGTGCTGGTCCTGTCGGCCGCGTTCTTGTGGCGCGCCCTGCGCTGGGGACCGGTGCTGGACGCGGCGGTCGAGGTGCCGGGCCCGCACGGACCGGCCGGGGATGGGGGAGGCTTATAA